In a single window of the Deinococcus aetherius genome:
- a CDS encoding glycosyltransferase, producing MRRGLARAYRNVTRGFFTYKAAVFLLNALTFPRLRPRPLPQGGPRVSILIPARDEAHNLVHTLPGVLAQGAHEVLVLDDGSRDGTGELARRLCGGVPGARVLPGEGLPPGWHGKPWACQQLARAATGDVLIFTDADVSWKPGALGAVLWELAHSGVDLLSVWPRQRNVTPGERLITPLVEVVLLTLLPAPGVRLPFPAASAANGQLMAFRRAAYERVGGHALVRDEVLEDVIFGQRLKERGGRLALALAGELMEVRMYRSYPASVAGFGKNVYRVHLRSRLLLAASILWHLAVYTLPWFLPARRARWLYALRAAGLVERPLVSLVTGRRRPADLAEGLLSPVTPLLALPVYLHGLRRQVGWKGREYEQ from the coding sequence GTGAGGCGGGGGCTCGCCCGGGCCTACCGCAACGTCACGCGGGGCTTTTTCACCTACAAGGCGGCGGTGTTCCTCCTGAACGCCCTGACCTTCCCCCGGCTGCGGCCCCGCCCGTTGCCACAGGGTGGCCCGCGCGTCTCCATCCTGATCCCCGCCCGCGACGAGGCGCACAACCTCGTTCATACCCTTCCCGGCGTGCTCGCCCAGGGGGCCCACGAGGTGCTGGTGCTCGACGACGGCAGCCGCGACGGCACGGGGGAGCTGGCCAGGCGCCTGTGCGGGGGGGTGCCGGGCGCGCGGGTGCTGCCCGGGGAGGGGCTGCCCCCCGGGTGGCACGGCAAGCCGTGGGCCTGCCAGCAGCTCGCGCGGGCGGCGACGGGCGACGTGCTGATCTTCACCGACGCGGACGTGAGCTGGAAGCCGGGGGCGCTGGGGGCAGTGCTGTGGGAGCTGGCGCACTCGGGCGTGGATCTGCTGAGCGTGTGGCCGCGTCAGCGCAACGTGACGCCGGGCGAGCGGCTCATCACCCCCCTGGTCGAGGTCGTGCTGCTGACCCTGCTGCCCGCGCCGGGGGTGCGTCTGCCCTTCCCGGCGGCGAGCGCGGCGAACGGGCAACTGATGGCCTTTCGCCGGGCGGCCTACGAGCGGGTGGGCGGGCACGCCCTGGTGCGGGACGAGGTGCTGGAGGACGTGATCTTCGGGCAGCGCCTCAAGGAGCGGGGCGGGCGGCTGGCCCTCGCGCTGGCGGGCGAGTTGATGGAGGTGCGGATGTACCGCAGCTACCCGGCCTCGGTGGCGGGCTTCGGCAAGAACGTCTACCGGGTACATCTGCGCTCGCGCCTCCTGCTCGCCGCCTCCATCCTGTGGCACCTCGCCGTGTACACGCTGCCCTGGTTCCTCCCCGCCCGCCGTGCCCGCTGGCTCTACGCCCTGCGCGCCGCCGGGCTGGTCGAGCGCCCCCTCGTGAGCCTCGTCACCGGGCGCCGTCGCCCCGCCGACCTCGCCGAGGGGTTGCTGAGCCCGGTCACGCCCCTGCTCGCCCTCCCCGTGTACCTGCACGGCCTGCGCCGCCAGGTGGGGTGGAAGGGCCGGGAGTACGAGCAGTGA
- a CDS encoding lysophospholipid acyltransferase family protein: MSFDWVAALLQTNIRRSVHTDLRGVWVRGPLPQGGAVLAPNHHSWWDGYVLREVTWVLGLDFRVLMAEEQLARFPFLRRLGALGTRDLREAVRAAREGAWVVIFPEGTLHPAGPPRGVQPGAAWIARTAGVPLVPVALRVTLRGAQHPEAYLRFGRGVEGTDLGNALTRELAALDAELRESGPEAPLAGYLRLSGGRTSAQERLNLPGRVLARITGER; encoded by the coding sequence GTGAGCTTCGACTGGGTGGCCGCCCTGCTCCAAACGAACATCCGCCGCAGCGTCCACACCGACCTGAGGGGCGTCTGGGTGCGGGGTCCCCTGCCCCAGGGAGGCGCGGTGCTCGCCCCCAACCACCATTCCTGGTGGGACGGGTACGTGCTGCGCGAGGTGACGTGGGTGCTGGGGCTGGACTTCCGGGTGCTGATGGCGGAGGAGCAGCTCGCCCGCTTCCCCTTCCTGCGGCGGCTGGGGGCGCTCGGCACGCGGGACCTGCGGGAGGCGGTGCGCGCGGCGCGGGAGGGCGCGTGGGTGGTCATCTTCCCGGAGGGCACCCTCCACCCCGCCGGGCCCCCCCGGGGCGTGCAGCCGGGTGCCGCCTGGATCGCCCGGACGGCGGGCGTGCCCCTGGTGCCCGTCGCCCTGCGGGTGACGCTGCGGGGCGCCCAGCACCCCGAGGCCTACCTGCGCTTCGGGAGGGGGGTGGAGGGGACCGACCTCGGGAACGCCCTCACGCGTGAACTCGCCGCGCTCGACGCGGAGTTGCGGGAGAGCGGTCCCGAGGCCCCACTCGCGGGGTACCTGCGCCTGTCGGGGGGGCGGACGAGCGCGCAGGAACGCCTGAACCTGCCGGGCCGCGTTCTCGCCCGGATCACGGGGGAGCGGTGA
- a CDS encoding carotenoid biosynthesis protein: MSPVLLRSGLAFAALGVAFLGALLVINGLPGGWGLIALGLPLAGLLALGGDALRGDFAGTVRERGAALAGQTRPWMLWLVLYAAFKVPVPLWPEGFSLLALLSTGALFASALAYAWERAGARRALVMAALAFAVGLGVELLGSRTGFPFGVYSYAGAPAPTLLGVPLIVPLGWFALTLAATLLAEGRAWLAGVLMVAWDVGLEPLMTAQGYWRWSDPAPLWAGAPLQNFLGWWAVGTGLAWALTRLSPGTFGSRRQAWGLPMQERAAGRVAAHLGPATAEHAPQSDLSRLTFGVAYPVETFFLPGGLMLVGRYAEAGVTLAAMLAGLALARAMRGGRA, translated from the coding sequence GTGAGCCCCGTCCTCCTCCGCTCCGGGCTGGCCTTCGCCGCGCTGGGCGTCGCGTTTCTGGGTGCCCTGCTGGTGATCAACGGTTTGCCGGGCGGATGGGGCCTGATCGCCCTGGGTCTGCCCCTGGCTGGGCTGCTCGCGCTGGGGGGAGACGCCCTGCGTGGCGATTTCGCCGGGACCGTGCGGGAGAGGGGCGCCGCCCTGGCGGGGCAGACGCGGCCCTGGATGCTCTGGCTGGTCCTGTACGCTGCGTTCAAGGTGCCCGTGCCGCTGTGGCCGGAGGGCTTTTCCCTTCTCGCGCTGCTCAGCACCGGGGCCCTCTTCGCCTCGGCCCTCGCCTACGCCTGGGAGCGGGCGGGGGCGCGGCGGGCGCTGGTGATGGCAGCGCTCGCCTTCGCGGTGGGGCTGGGGGTGGAATTGCTCGGGAGCCGCACGGGTTTTCCCTTCGGCGTGTATTCCTACGCGGGCGCCCCCGCCCCCACCCTCCTCGGGGTGCCCCTGATCGTGCCGCTGGGTTGGTTCGCCCTGACCCTCGCCGCGACGCTCCTCGCGGAGGGCCGGGCGTGGCTGGCCGGGGTCCTGATGGTGGCCTGGGACGTGGGCCTGGAGCCGCTGATGACGGCGCAGGGGTACTGGCGCTGGAGCGACCCGGCGCCGCTGTGGGCGGGGGCGCCCCTCCAGAACTTCCTGGGGTGGTGGGCGGTGGGGACGGGGCTCGCCTGGGCCTTGACCCGCCTGAGCCCGGGAACGTTCGGGTCGAGGCGGCAAGCCTGGGGGTTGCCCATGCAGGAACGGGCGGCGGGCCGGGTGGCCGCGCACCTGGGACCCGCCACCGCCGAGCACGCCCCCCAGTCCGACCTCTCCCGCCTGACCTTCGGGGTCGCCTACCCGGTCGAGACCTTCTTCCTGCCGGGCGGGCTGATGCTCGTCGGGCGGTACGCGGAGGCGGGCGTGACCTTGGCGGCGATGCTGGCGGGGCTGGCCCTGGCGCGGGCGATGCGCGGGGGGCGGGCGTGA
- a CDS encoding phytoene desaturase family protein, giving the protein MPDFDVIVMGAGHNALVTAAYAAKAGLRVGVFERRHLVGGAVSTEELVPGYRFDYGGSAHILIRMTPVVRELELTRHGLHYLEVDPMFHASDGETPWFVWRDADRTARELEALFPGQGEAYRRFLDDWTPFARSVADLFNSAPGPLEMGKMLVKSGRGRDAQTQLRRILRPYGDVAREYFSEERVRAPLVWMAAQSGPPPSDPLSAPFLLWHPLYHEGGVARPKGGSGGLTKALRRAVEADGGEVFVNAPVKRILVRDGKAQGIELENGDAYTARAVVSGTHVLTTADALPEEYVPPAARAGRVGNGFGMILRLALSEKVRYRNHTEPESRVGLGLLIKDERQLMKGYGEYLAGEPTTDPPLIAMSFSAVDDSLAPPGGDVLWLWAQYYPYELASGSWETRTAEARENILRAFEHYAPGTRDNIVGELVQTPQWLERELGLHRGNVMHLEMSFDQMFAFRPWMAASQYRWPGVKGLYLTGASTHPGGGIMGASGRNAARVLVGDLTRRGWR; this is encoded by the coding sequence ATGCCGGATTTCGACGTGATCGTGATGGGTGCGGGCCACAACGCCCTGGTGACGGCCGCCTACGCCGCGAAGGCCGGGCTGCGGGTGGGCGTGTTCGAGCGGCGCCACCTCGTCGGGGGGGCGGTGAGCACAGAAGAACTCGTGCCCGGCTACCGCTTCGACTACGGCGGCAGCGCGCACATCCTGATCCGCATGACCCCCGTCGTGCGCGAGTTGGAGCTGACCCGCCACGGCCTGCACTACCTGGAGGTGGACCCCATGTTCCACGCCTCGGACGGGGAGACGCCGTGGTTCGTGTGGCGCGACGCCGACCGGACGGCGCGCGAGCTGGAGGCCCTCTTTCCCGGCCAGGGCGAGGCGTACCGCCGCTTTCTCGACGACTGGACCCCCTTCGCCCGAAGCGTCGCCGACCTCTTCAACTCGGCCCCCGGCCCCTTGGAGATGGGAAAGATGCTCGTGAAGAGCGGCAGGGGCCGCGACGCGCAGACGCAACTGCGGCGCATCCTGCGGCCCTACGGGGACGTGGCGCGCGAGTATTTCTCGGAGGAGCGGGTTCGCGCCCCCCTCGTGTGGATGGCGGCCCAGAGCGGTCCCCCCCCGAGCGATCCCCTCAGCGCCCCCTTCCTGTTGTGGCATCCCCTCTACCACGAGGGCGGCGTGGCGCGGCCCAAGGGGGGATCGGGGGGGCTCACGAAGGCCCTGCGCCGGGCGGTCGAGGCGGACGGGGGCGAGGTCTTCGTCAACGCTCCGGTGAAGCGCATCCTGGTGAGGGACGGGAAGGCGCAGGGCATCGAGCTGGAGAACGGCGACGCCTACACCGCCCGCGCCGTCGTTTCCGGCACCCACGTCCTGACGACGGCGGACGCGTTGCCTGAGGAGTACGTGCCCCCCGCCGCGCGGGCTGGCCGGGTCGGGAACGGCTTCGGGATGATCCTGCGCCTGGCCCTCAGTGAGAAAGTCCGGTACAGAAATCATACCGAGCCCGAGAGCCGGGTGGGCCTGGGCCTCCTGATCAAGGACGAGCGCCAACTGATGAAGGGCTACGGCGAGTATCTGGCGGGGGAGCCGACGACCGATCCCCCCCTGATCGCCATGAGCTTTTCCGCCGTGGACGACAGCCTCGCGCCCCCGGGCGGCGACGTGCTGTGGCTGTGGGCGCAGTATTACCCCTATGAGCTGGCCTCGGGAAGCTGGGAGACGCGGACGGCGGAGGCACGCGAGAACATCCTCCGGGCGTTCGAGCACTACGCGCCGGGCACGCGGGACAATATCGTGGGCGAACTCGTGCAGACGCCGCAGTGGCTGGAAAGAGAGTTGGGGCTGCACCGGGGAAACGTGATGCACCTGGAGATGAGCTTCGACCAGATGTTCGCCTTCCGCCCATGGATGGCGGCCAGTCAGTACCGCTGGCCCGGCGTGAAGGGCTTGTACCTGACGGGCGCGAGCACTCACCCCGGAGGCGGCATTATGGGCGCGTCGGGGCGCAACGCCGCCCGGGTGCTCGTGGGTGACCTGACGCGGAGGGGGTGGAGGTGA
- a CDS encoding GNAT family N-acetyltransferase: protein MPDALTVCPATGDELRAAIPDLARLRQEVFRAFPYLYEGSAEYEERYLRTYLGAPGALVVLARDGERVVGASTAVPLTQETEEVRAPFQPPEFDPGDVLYLGESVLLPEYRGRGVGHRFFDEREAHARRLGLGITAFCAVRRPADHPAQPQGYRPLNAFWQARGYTERPDLETTMTWQDVGEAGETAKPMRFWVRRLS, encoded by the coding sequence ATGCCGGACGCCCTGACCGTCTGCCCCGCCACCGGGGACGAGCTGCGCGCGGCGATTCCCGACCTCGCCCGGCTGCGGCAGGAGGTGTTTCGCGCCTTCCCGTACCTGTACGAGGGGAGCGCGGAGTACGAGGAGCGTTACCTGCGGACGTACCTGGGCGCCCCCGGGGCCCTCGTCGTCCTCGCCCGCGACGGGGAGCGGGTGGTGGGCGCGAGCACGGCGGTGCCGCTGACGCAGGAGACGGAGGAGGTGCGCGCCCCCTTCCAGCCCCCCGAGTTCGACCCCGGAGACGTGCTCTACCTCGGCGAGAGCGTGCTCCTCCCCGAGTACCGGGGGCGCGGGGTGGGCCACCGCTTCTTCGACGAGCGGGAAGCGCACGCCCGGCGGCTGGGGCTGGGGATCACCGCCTTCTGCGCGGTGCGGCGCCCGGCGGACCACCCGGCCCAGCCTCAGGGGTACCGCCCGCTGAATGCCTTCTGGCAGGCGCGCGGCTACACCGAACGCCCCGACCTGGAGACCACCATGACCTGGCAGGACGTGGGCGAGGCGGGGGAGACCGCCAAGCCCATGCGCTTCTGGGTCAGGCGGCTGAGCTGA
- a CDS encoding ketosteroid isomerase-related protein has product MTAPESQTATLDLIRRYYAAFNAGDAEEMLALLTGDVRHDINEGETQTGVEAFRAFLGRMDAHYRERAEDLVVMVTPDGGRGAAEFVIHGEYLETDAGLPEARGQTYVLPVGAFFEVRGGRIGRVTNYYNLADWSRQVSGG; this is encoded by the coding sequence ATGACGGCACCCGAATCCCAGACGGCCACCCTCGACCTGATCCGGCGTTACTACGCGGCCTTCAACGCGGGGGACGCGGAGGAAATGCTCGCCCTGCTGACGGGGGACGTGCGCCACGACATCAACGAGGGCGAGACGCAGACCGGGGTGGAAGCCTTTCGCGCCTTCCTGGGCAGGATGGACGCCCACTACCGCGAGCGAGCGGAGGACCTGGTGGTCATGGTGACCCCGGACGGAGGGCGCGGCGCCGCCGAGTTCGTGATCCACGGCGAATACCTGGAGACCGACGCAGGGTTGCCCGAGGCGCGCGGCCAGACCTACGTCCTCCCGGTGGGTGCCTTCTTCGAGGTGCGGGGGGGCCGCATCGGCCGGGTGACGAACTACTACAACCTCGCCGACTGGTCCCGGCAGGTGAGCGGGGGCTAG
- a CDS encoding 2-oxoglutarate dehydrogenase E1 component: protein MTQSQTIMSGGNAAFIEGLYEAYLADPASVDPEWRAYFDDLRGGARETPHSRVRQAFYELGTQRRGGTVVPAPEGVSGAQQAAGALITAYRVYGYTSAKTNPLRMRGLPVVPELTPEYYGLSEADLVETVHDGEFHGPLREVIAQLGETYCGAIGFEFNYLPAGERAWFQERVEAGRGRGRYTPEERRRLMVKLNAAEGLERYLHVKYVGQKRFSLEGGESFIPLLDRIIQQAGTFGVKETVIGMAHRGRLNVLVNIFGKKPSDLFAEFEGKKKISDDPDIAGDVKYHMGYSSDVRTPGGPMHLALAFNPSHLEIVSPVVHGSVRARQDRRGDTERKQVLPITVHGDAAVSGQGVVMETLNFSRLRGFTTGGAIRIVINNQIGFTVSDPRDTRSSRYSTDVAKIANAPVMHVNGDDPEAVAFAGDLAIEYRQGFGKDVFIDLICFRRHGHNEADDPTMTQPIMYREIKAHPGTRALYARDLEAQGALGAGEGDRLVEKFRDQLDAGGAVVEEMENQEQSRLAADWKGYVGTPWTDDTPTNVPREKLTELGLKISEVPEGFGLHRGVARVMEARRAMSRGEQPLDWGMGEMLAYATLLVEGYNVRLDGQDSGRGTFVHRHAVLHNQAAQDPMNEEYVSLAHLSPDQGQVEIIDSTLSEEAVLAFEYGYSTSEPKALVAWEAQFGDFANGAQVVIDQFLSAGESKWQRLSGLTMLLPHGYEGAGPEHSSARLERYLQLCAQKNMQVVVPSSAAQIFHLLRRQVLRPYRKPLIVMTPKSLLRNKLAMSPLSDLAGGRFQEVIGDDTVQQAKRVVVSSGKLHWELFEARSADKEGYAGTALVRLEQLYPFPAEALKAELARHSGAQVVWAQEEPQNQGAWLMIRDDLEKVLGPDQRLTAATRPRAASTAVGYSSAHTKEQAQVIADALGERVTPEKVDAQVTAVKEATAQA from the coding sequence ATGACGCAGTCTCAGACGATCATGTCCGGCGGGAACGCGGCCTTTATCGAGGGGCTGTACGAGGCGTACCTCGCCGATCCCGCGAGCGTGGACCCCGAGTGGCGCGCGTACTTCGACGACCTGCGCGGCGGGGCCCGCGAGACACCCCACTCCCGGGTCCGGCAAGCGTTCTACGAGCTCGGCACCCAGCGGCGGGGCGGCACCGTCGTCCCCGCGCCCGAGGGCGTCAGCGGCGCGCAGCAGGCGGCCGGGGCCCTGATCACCGCCTACCGGGTGTACGGCTACACCAGCGCGAAGACCAATCCCCTCAGGATGCGCGGCCTCCCGGTCGTGCCCGAACTCACCCCCGAGTACTACGGCCTCTCGGAGGCGGACCTCGTGGAGACCGTCCACGACGGCGAGTTCCACGGGCCGCTGCGCGAGGTCATCGCCCAGCTTGGGGAGACGTACTGCGGGGCCATCGGCTTCGAGTTCAATTACCTGCCTGCGGGCGAGCGCGCATGGTTCCAGGAGCGGGTGGAGGCCGGGCGCGGCCGGGGCCGCTACACCCCCGAGGAACGCCGGCGCCTGATGGTCAAGCTCAACGCCGCCGAGGGGCTGGAGCGGTACCTGCACGTCAAGTATGTGGGCCAGAAGAGATTTTCGCTGGAGGGCGGCGAGAGCTTCATCCCCCTCCTCGACCGGATCATCCAGCAGGCGGGGACCTTCGGGGTCAAGGAGACGGTCATCGGGATGGCGCACCGTGGCCGCCTGAACGTGCTCGTGAACATCTTCGGGAAGAAGCCCAGCGACCTCTTCGCCGAGTTCGAGGGCAAGAAGAAGATCAGCGACGACCCGGATATCGCGGGCGACGTGAAGTACCACATGGGGTATTCGAGCGACGTGCGCACGCCCGGCGGCCCGATGCACCTCGCGCTGGCCTTCAATCCCTCGCACCTGGAGATCGTCTCGCCCGTGGTCCACGGCTCCGTGCGCGCCCGACAGGACCGCCGGGGCGACACGGAGCGCAAGCAGGTGCTGCCCATCACCGTCCACGGCGACGCGGCGGTGAGCGGGCAGGGCGTGGTCATGGAGACCCTGAACTTCTCGCGGCTGCGCGGTTTCACGACGGGCGGCGCCATCCGCATCGTGATCAACAACCAGATCGGCTTCACGGTGAGCGACCCGCGCGATACCCGGTCGAGCCGCTACTCGACCGACGTGGCGAAGATCGCCAACGCGCCCGTGATGCACGTCAACGGCGACGACCCCGAGGCGGTGGCCTTTGCGGGCGACCTCGCCATCGAGTACCGCCAGGGTTTCGGCAAGGACGTGTTCATCGACCTGATCTGCTTCCGCCGTCACGGCCACAACGAGGCGGACGACCCCACGATGACCCAGCCCATCATGTACCGCGAGATCAAGGCGCACCCCGGCACCCGCGCCCTGTACGCGCGGGACCTGGAGGCGCAGGGCGCCTTGGGGGCAGGCGAGGGCGACCGGCTGGTGGAGAAGTTCCGCGACCAGCTCGACGCGGGCGGCGCCGTGGTCGAGGAGATGGAGAACCAGGAGCAGAGCCGCCTCGCCGCCGACTGGAAGGGGTACGTGGGCACCCCCTGGACCGACGACACGCCGACGAACGTGCCCAGGGAAAAGCTCACCGAACTCGGCCTCAAGATCAGCGAGGTGCCGGAAGGCTTCGGGCTCCACCGGGGCGTGGCGCGCGTGATGGAGGCAAGGCGGGCGATGAGCCGGGGCGAGCAGCCCCTCGACTGGGGCATGGGCGAGATGCTCGCCTACGCGACCCTCCTCGTGGAGGGCTACAACGTCCGTCTCGACGGGCAGGACTCGGGGCGCGGCACCTTCGTCCACCGTCACGCCGTCCTGCACAACCAGGCCGCGCAGGACCCCATGAACGAGGAGTACGTGAGCCTCGCGCACCTGTCACCCGACCAGGGCCAGGTCGAGATCATCGACTCCACGCTCTCGGAGGAGGCCGTCCTTGCCTTCGAGTACGGCTACTCGACCTCGGAGCCCAAGGCGCTCGTCGCCTGGGAGGCGCAGTTCGGCGACTTCGCCAACGGGGCGCAGGTCGTGATCGACCAGTTCCTCAGCGCGGGCGAGAGCAAGTGGCAGCGCCTCTCGGGCCTGACCATGCTCCTGCCGCACGGGTACGAGGGGGCGGGGCCCGAGCACTCCAGCGCCCGTCTGGAGCGGTACCTGCAACTGTGCGCCCAGAAGAACATGCAGGTCGTGGTGCCCAGCTCCGCCGCCCAGATCTTCCACCTCCTGCGCCGTCAGGTGCTGCGGCCCTACCGCAAGCCCCTCATCGTGATGACGCCCAAGAGCCTGTTGCGGAACAAGCTGGCGATGAGCCCGCTCTCCGACCTCGCGGGGGGCCGCTTTCAGGAGGTCATCGGCGACGACACGGTGCAGCAGGCGAAGCGCGTGGTCGTGAGCAGCGGCAAGCTCCACTGGGAACTGTTCGAGGCGCGGAGTGCCGACAAGGAGGGGTACGCGGGCACGGCGCTCGTGCGGCTGGAGCAGCTCTACCCCTTCCCGGCGGAGGCCTTGAAGGCCGAACTCGCCAGGCACTCCGGCGCGCAGGTCGTCTGGGCGCAGGAGGAACCCCAGAACCAGGGCGCGTGGCTGATGATCCGCGACGACCTGGAGAAGGTGCTGGGCCCCGACCAGCGGCTCACGGCGGCCACCCGCCCGCGCGCGGCGAGCACGGCGGTGGGCTACAGCAGCGCCCACACCAAGGAGCAGGCGCAGGTCATCGCCGACGCGCTGGGCGAACGGGTCACGCCCGAGAAGGTGGACGCCCAGGTCACGGCGGTCAAGGAGGCGACGGCACAGGCCTGA
- the odhB gene encoding 2-oxoglutarate dehydrogenase complex dihydrolipoyllysine-residue succinyltransferase, with protein MAEIKVPVFSESVSEGTLLTWHKKPGDAVSRGEVIAEIETDKVVLEVTAQQDGVLQSIIKNEGDTVLSEEVLGTVGDAGAPAATPAAPAPDQASGPVANETSAGGTATQPDSASLGNEATRRDDLSPAVRRVVDENNLNPAQIPATGPRGNITKADAMGAVATAQAAPTAVAEPAVTQTAQPSAPTTPPTPTPPAPVPSGPRAEQRVPMTRIRQRIAERLKEVQNTAALLTTFNEVNMKPAMDLRKKYQDQFVAKHGVKLGFMSLFVRAATEALRQFPVVNASVEGKDIIYHGYYDIGIAVASDRGLVVPILRDTDQMSLATIEKEIAGFAQKAKGGKLTLEDMSGGTFSITNGGTFGSMMSTPIINAPQSAILGMHNIIERPVAEQGQVVIRPMMYVALSYDHRIIDGREAVLFLVTIKNLLEDPARMLLEV; from the coding sequence ATGGCCGAAATCAAGGTTCCCGTTTTTTCCGAGTCGGTGAGCGAGGGCACGCTGCTGACCTGGCACAAGAAGCCCGGCGACGCGGTCAGTCGCGGCGAGGTGATCGCCGAGATCGAGACCGACAAGGTGGTGCTGGAGGTAACCGCCCAGCAGGACGGCGTCTTGCAGAGCATCATCAAGAACGAGGGCGACACCGTGCTCAGCGAGGAGGTCCTGGGCACCGTCGGCGACGCGGGCGCCCCGGCCGCCACACCTGCCGCCCCGGCCCCTGATCAGGCGAGCGGCCCGGTGGCAAACGAGACGAGCGCGGGCGGCACGGCGACCCAGCCTGACAGCGCCTCCTTAGGGAACGAGGCGACCCGGCGCGACGACCTCTCCCCCGCCGTGCGGCGTGTGGTGGACGAGAACAACCTGAACCCGGCCCAGATTCCCGCGACCGGCCCGAGGGGCAACATCACCAAGGCGGACGCGATGGGCGCCGTGGCGACCGCCCAGGCCGCACCGACCGCCGTGGCCGAGCCCGCCGTCACGCAAACGGCCCAGCCGAGTGCGCCCACCACTCCGCCCACCCCCACTCCCCCGGCCCCCGTGCCCAGCGGCCCCCGCGCTGAGCAGCGGGTTCCCATGACGCGCATCCGCCAGCGCATCGCCGAGCGGCTCAAGGAGGTGCAGAACACCGCCGCGCTGCTGACCACCTTCAACGAAGTGAACATGAAACCGGCGATGGACCTGCGCAAGAAATACCAGGACCAGTTCGTCGCCAAGCACGGGGTCAAGCTGGGCTTCATGAGCCTCTTCGTGCGCGCGGCGACCGAGGCCCTGAGGCAGTTCCCAGTCGTGAACGCTTCGGTCGAGGGCAAGGACATCATCTACCACGGCTACTACGACATCGGCATCGCGGTCGCCAGTGACCGGGGCCTGGTCGTGCCCATCCTGCGCGACACGGACCAGATGAGCCTCGCCACCATAGAGAAGGAGATCGCGGGCTTCGCCCAGAAGGCCAAGGGCGGCAAGCTGACGCTGGAGGACATGAGCGGCGGCACCTTCTCGATCACGAACGGCGGCACCTTCGGCTCGATGATGAGCACCCCGATCATCAACGCGCCGCAGAGCGCCATCCTGGGGATGCACAACATCATCGAGCGCCCGGTCGCCGAGCAGGGGCAGGTCGTCATCCGCCCGATGATGTACGTGGCGCTGAGCTACGACCACCGCATCATCGACGGGCGCGAGGCCGTGCTCTTCCTGGTGACGATCAAGAACCTGCTGGAAGACCCGGCGCGGATGCTGCTGGAGGTGTAG
- a CDS encoding DUF2268 domain-containing putative Zn-dependent protease (predicted Zn-dependent protease with a strongly conserved HExxH motif) translates to MANVLHLMNAGGLLSSALAAEVREVAEAALVRHAGRLGLDEVDVALYVTPWTLPETGVGGYAPLPHWVQVTLTPGNPNFTECWRTEIPATLAHELHHARRWRGPGYGRTLLEALVSEGLAQHFEVEERGEPPPYARPLTDLGALWSRARAELDTPTYDHNAWFFGSEAAGLPRWAGYALGYELVRRFLARQGRDAVSHVDTSAEEFRGARES, encoded by the coding sequence GTGGCGAACGTGCTGCACCTGATGAACGCGGGCGGGCTGCTCTCCTCCGCCCTGGCTGCCGAGGTGCGGGAGGTGGCGGAGGCGGCGCTGGTGCGGCACGCGGGGCGGCTGGGGCTGGACGAGGTGGACGTGGCGTTGTATGTGACGCCTTGGACGCTGCCGGAGACGGGGGTGGGTGGGTACGCGCCGCTGCCGCATTGGGTACAGGTCACCCTCACTCCCGGGAATCCCAATTTCACGGAGTGTTGGCGCACCGAAATTCCCGCTACGCTCGCTCACGAACTCCACCACGCGCGGCGATGGCGGGGGCCGGGGTACGGGAGGACGCTGCTGGAGGCGCTCGTCAGCGAGGGATTGGCCCAGCACTTCGAGGTGGAGGAGCGGGGCGAGCCTCCACCCTACGCGCGCCCTCTCACGGACCTCGGCGCTCTGTGGAGCCGGGCGCGGGCGGAACTGGACACCCCCACCTACGATCACAACGCCTGGTTCTTCGGCTCGGAGGCGGCGGGCCTACCGCGCTGGGCCGGGTACGCCCTCGGCTACGAACTCGTGCGCCGCTTCCTCGCCCGGCAAGGCCGCGATGCGGTGAGCCACGTGGACACTTCCGCTGAGGAGTTCCGAGGTGCTCGGGAAAGCTAA